AATGACTTCCATCGAAGGAATCTTCGCCCAATCCTAGAAAAGATCCTAGATTCCCTGTGATCTTACAGGCTTTCGAATGGCCCTGGCCAAATTTAGTGGAGATAGGTAAACCCCCAGTGCATTTTTTCAGTAAGTGTAGTATTTTCCTTCTGATTGGTATTTGGAGTAATTCGCTTTTCTCGCTTCCGCTCTCTATTGAGGAATCCAAAAACTATCGGGATATCGGTAAGTATTTTGAATATACAATACCGAACAATCCGGAGGCCAATTTACTAGAAATCCAAAAGGATGATACCCTATGGAGGCCAAATCCGAAAAATGTAATGTCGTTTCCTAGGTCTAAAAACCCTGTGTGGTTTAAAATCACACTGATCCATTATGGAAATTTTCCCCACACTTTCTTTATACACCTATCAAACCCAGTTGTAGATTTATTTGAATTACACTCAGAAATCAATGGAAAATGGATTACGCAATGGTCTGGCGAACAAGTTTTGCAGAAGAATAAAACTATTTATTCACATATTTCCGCATTTCCTGTAACTTTATCTGCACATGAAACAAGAACTATCTATTTAAAAATTAAATCAGATAATCCAATCTTTAGTTTTGTATCTCTTTATAACTCCAGAACGTTTATAGCATATTCCAAAAAACAAGATATTTTCTTTGCTGCTTATTTTGGTGCTGGGTTTATGATGTTTCTCTTTAGTTTATTTTTAGCTCATACACTTCGATATAAGAAGTTTTTTTATTTTTTCTTTTATTTAGCAACTGTACTCTTATTGAATACATACTCAACTGGATTCATCCAATATTTTGAATTTGGAAATTCCAATTCTTGGAAAAATTATTTATTCCCTATTACAATTCAATTGTCTTCGATTTTTGGTTTATTATTTACTTTAGAATTTTTAGAAACAAAAGAAAATTTTCCAAAGATAAACAAAACCACACAAGGTTATATTTGTTTTCTCCTCATCATCATGATGACAATTTTCATAATAGATTTACACAGTTTTATCCAATTAACTGTCATTTTAATTTCGATACCCATTTTCCTTGCAATTTTAATTTCAATTCTTACTTTGCTTAAAAGTAAAAAGAAACTGGAAGTCATACTGTTTTTGTTAGCTTTTGGAACATTGCTTTTTGGTGCGGCTTTAAATACGTTTACAGTCCAAGGATTTATCAAACCCATCCACTTTGCTTCCTATTCGTTACCATTAGGCTCCGCATTAGAAGTTTTTTTCCTATCTCTTGCTCTTGTTTTACGCGTCTCAGATTATCGCAAATCAAACGAACAAAAACAGGAAATTGATTTACAGTTAAAAATTGCTCAAAAACTTCAGAATGGTCTTTTACCTCAAAAACGGACTCATGCTCTTGAGTATCCTCTAGGTTTTCGTTATTCCCCTGCCACTGATATTGGAGGTGATTTTGTCGAAATCATTGTGAAAGAAAAAGAGCTTGGATTATTTTTATGCGATGTCTCAGGACATGGAATACCAGCAGCAATGATTGCCTCCATGACAAAAGTTTCCTTAGAAATTTGGAATGATAACCTAAGTAAACCAGCGCTAGCTGCCGAAAAAATCAGAAAATCTTTATTAAGTTCTTTGTCTGGTCATTTTTTAAGCGCATTTTTTGTTTATATAAATCCAGAGGATCAAATCCTACGAATTGCCAATGCTGGTCATTTACCACTGTTACACCTTAGTAGAAATGGCAATATTACTACATATTCAAGTTACGGAAGAGCAATCAACGAATACATAAAATCCGATATTATTGAAAAAAGTTTTCCGTTACCAAATGAGGGAACCTTTATTATGTTCACAGATGGAGTCATTGAAGCAAGGAATATTAATAAGGATGAATTGTTTGGAGAAGATCGTTTCCACAATTTAATTCAGTCTCTAGCTACAAAACATCCACAATATATTTGTGACAAAATTATTGAAGAGATCGAAAAATTTCAAAAATCAAAACGATCTGACGATGATATCACAATTCTTGCATTATCCCTTGATACTAATTTTGAGACCAATACTAAATTATGATCCAATCCAATGATGGAGTTTGGACAATAAGTCATTCGGGTTAAATGGTTTTGAGATAAAATCATTCATTCCCGCATCTTTAATTTGATCACGGGTTTCTAATTGGGCAGAGGCAGTTAATGCAATGATAGGGATCTCTTTCCATTTCAACTCTTGTCTGATCCTAACCGCAGCCGTATACCCATCCATTTCTGGCATATGAAGATCCATGAGTATCAATTCAATCGGGTGATGGTATAAAATTTCGATAACTTCAACGCCATTCGAAGCTTCCATTGTTTTTATACCCCATCGATTTAAAAAACGAATTACGATCGAACGATTAATAGGAATATCATCTGCAACCAATACTAGTTTATCCTTTAATGATTCATTATTCTTATTTGATGTGATTGAAATTAAATCATTTCCTTTACCGATTTTACAAGGCAATGTGAACGAAAAGATAGAACCTTTTCCCAATTTCGATGAAAGATGGAGGTGACCTTCCATTAACTCAACCAAAGCCTTGGAAATAGCGAGACCTAATCCAGACCCGCCATATTTACGAGTCGTATCTTGATTTGCTTGTGTGAATTTTTCAAAAATGGAATGGAATTTTTTTGGATCAATTCCTATACCCGTGTCTTCAACTTCGAATTCGATGATTGTGGTATCAACTGATTGAGACTTGTTTCTAACACGAAGTGTAATCGAACCTTCAGAAGTAAATTTTAAAGCATTCGAAAGTAGATTATTTAAAATTTGTAACAACCTAGTTGGATCAGAATGAATGAATTCTGGAATATTTGGATCAATTTCTTCTCGGAAGGATAATAATTTTTCTTTGGCTCTATTAGAAAACGAAGTTGTTATCTCTTTTAAAAATTCTTTAAAATGGAAATCAATTCCTTCAATTAAGACTAACCTTTCTTCAATTTTATTAAAATCCAATATGTCATTTATCAGTGCGAGTAAAGATTCACTCGAAAATTTCAAACTTTTTAAGTTCTCCATTTGTTCTGGTTTTGGATTCTCTTCTAAGAGCCACAAAGAAATACCTATCACGGCATTTAAAGGAGTTCGTAATTCATGACTCATGTTTGACAAAAAATCAGATTTGGATTTGTTTGCTTCTTCTGCTTTTTTCTTTGACTTGATTAACTCTTTTTCATAAACAATAGTTTTTGTTACATCAACGATTACGGATCGACTTCTTATCATTTTTCCATAGGGAGAAAAAATTGCTGTTGAAGATAAATTTACAAATATTGAATCTCCATCTTTTCTTTTTACTTCAAAGATTAAATTATTGATAAAACCTTGTTTTTTAAAGATTGGAAAGTTATCAAAAAATACATTTTTACTTTCCTCAGTTAAAAGATCAGTCCATTTTTTAACTCCAACCAATTCCTCTTCAGTATATCCAAACCAATCACATTCAGTCCGATTCACTTTCAGAAAATAACCATCAGGATCTAAACTATGGAAACCAACTGGAGAATTTTGGTAAAGATCTTCGATTTCAGTAAAACGATCTTCTATTATTTCTTTCTCTAAGATTGATTTCATACTTTTCTTCAGAATTAAAATCATCCATAAAATCAAAAAAGAAAGTAAAAGAAATAAGCTAGCTGAGACGACTAATATTCGATCGTTAATTTTTTTTTGGTCGTTATATTCTAAATCATCTCGTTTTTGTTTTTTGTTAAGAATTGTCTCATAAATATTTCTAAACTCAGCCATTTTTTCATTGCCATCAACCAAACTTAGTTTAGTTGGCATGTTCTTAGGAAATTTCTGAAGATGACCTTGTATATGATTTAATTTTGAATGACTCACTACCATCAAATGGCGAAAATCATTCAAATCGTCTCTTTCACAATGGTCCAAAAGATAACTCTCCAATCCAGGAAGTATCTGAATAGCATTATGGTATGGATTTAAAAAATTAGGGTCATTGGAAAGTAAATAACCTCTTACACCAGTTTCTGCGTCCTTTAAAGCAGAAGCATATTCTTTTAATTTTAAGTCCCAATACTTCTTTTTTTGAAAATATTCTGATTTTGTGCGATTCTCATAAATATGGAAAAAGAAAAAAAAGGAAGAGATGATTAGGAAAGATAAAATTATCCAAAGGAAACTTAAATAAAACGGTTCTAGTTTTTTTTGGATGGAAATAGGCATTCGAACCTATGTTCATATTCGAATGTATAAATTTGTCAATTGTTTAAACCATAGCCCTCCAAGCTGGAAAATATAGATCAAATTGGGTACCTTTCCCTACGGTAGATTCTACTAAAATAGTTCCACCCATTTTTGCCATAATACCATAAATGATAGAAAGACCAAGTCCAGTCCCTTTCCCACCTTTTGTGCTAAAAAAAGGATCAAAAATCTTTTCGAGAATTTCTTTCGGTATTCCATTCCCATTATCTGCGAAGCTCAGTTTCCAATACTCTGTGTTCTTCATAAACCCAACTTGATACAAATCCGATTTTTCATACGAGATTTTAGATAAACTTATTGTAATTTTAGGATTTAGAATTTCTTGTAATGCGAATATAGAATTTTCGTATAAATTAGACAGGATTTGGAATATTTGAATTGGATCCGCTTCAATAAATGCTGACTCGTTACCTAAATCAGTAAATAAGGAAATTTTATTTGCTGAAACAAACTTTACTTCGTTTAACACCTGCAACAATTGTTCTCTTAAATCTATTTGTTTTGAAGAAGAATGATCAATTTTTGAATAAGTGAGAATCTGTTGGATTAGATTTTTCGCTCTGTCTAAAGATTTTGAAATTCCTTCAATAGCAGGTAGTGATTTTTGAATCATTTCATTCGAATGATTGTTTGCCCATTCTGCATTAAGATAAGAAATATATGCCATCATTGGAGTTAACAAATTATTAAAATCATGCGCAATACCACCAGCAAAGGTGCCTAGTGCTTCCAATTTTTGAGCCTGCGCATAAGCTCTTTCGAGAACAATTTTCTCAGTGATATCTTTCGCCTCGAGTACGATGTAAATAATTTTACCGTTTGCATCATTTAAAGGATAAAAATCACAATCAAAGTATTTTTCTCGTCCATCCCGTAGTCGATACGCAACAAAAACTTCAAACGTCTGATTCTTTAAGGCTAACTTCATTCCATAAGTTAATTTTTTAATCGAATCTTCCTTGGACTCAGAAAAAATAGAACTAATCAATTCTAATCCCTGCACATCAGATTCATTTCTTTCAAATGATAGAACTGAATTTCGATTCATACGAATGATATGCCCTTGTAGATCCAACAAAAAAATCGCTTGTGAAGAATTATTAAAAATACCTTTAAACAATTGTTCGTTTAATTGTATTGAACTTTGTAAATCAGAAACATCAGATATATCATGAATTGTTCCAAAAATTCGAAATCGATTTTCATCAAACCTTTCTGCTTCTAACCATAAATTTACTTTTTTACGACCAACTTTTGTATTTAAATGTAATAACAATTCCTTCGATGTATTTTGGTTTCTCACTTCATTCCAAATAGAATCGATCATACTTTTTTCTTCAATATCAAGTAAGGTCCAAACCTTTTCCATCAGTGGAACTTCACTAAAATCATAACCTAAAATTCTGTATAATTCTAATGACCAGAGTGTATTATTTTCTGGAAAAATTACTTCAAAATGTCCAAGATGAGAAATTTTTTGCGATCGAGTTAAAATCTCTTCCCCATGAACTAACATTTCCCAAGCTTTTTTTTGAGATTGTTTTAGTCTAAATGCTTCCAATTCTCGATTCACAATGAACGGAAGTTTAATGATCGATGATTTTGGTAAAAATTCAGAAGCTCCCAAATTTAAGTACTCTGAAGCAGCTTCTTCAGGAATAAATTCGGTAATTAATATAATTGGTAATTCAGGGTTAATTTCTTTGATTCGATTGATTACATATTTTCCATCAAAATCAGGTAAATAATAATCAGAAATGACAATATCCCAAGATTTATCTAATATACTTTTTTCAAATTCGGATTTCCATTCAACACGTTCTGATGAAATTACGAAACCAAAGTTTTGTAAGACCGAAACTATGGCCTTATAAGAAGCCACAGAATCTTCAACAACCAAAACGTTTATTTTCTTCTGTGATTCCATCAATCTATAACTTAACTAAATAATCCGAAGATCGGTAATTCCATTTCGCCTAAAATTTCTGCCTTATGTTTGTAAGCAGTTCCTCTCCCTTCCGCGAGGGCGAATTTTCCTTTTGAAAAATCATTTGGAGATAAATAAGGAGTATTTGTTTCTAATCGTATTAATTTTTTTCCTTTCTCTTTTGCCAAAAGAGTTTTTAGGTCTTCCGTCTCCGTTTCAATGATCTGAACAGATGCATCTAACGCTCGTTTCATCATATTTTTACTAACGGGTCTATGATTGTTAATCTGATGAATTACAATTCTATCGATGCTTGGATCCAAAATTAATTCCTTAATTGGTTCTCCATCACCGATACCACCATCTAAAAACTCTTGTCCCTGAAATTCCTGCACTTCATAAAGAAATGGAAAGGCAATGGAAGCCATCACTGCATCCAATACATTTCCTTCAGTTATCAATTCTCTTTTGTTTTTGGATAAATTGGAAACTGCGATTCCAAGTTTGATCGGTAATTCAGAAAACTTTTTATTACCAAGATAAGGATATAAAATTTTACGTGTAGCTTTGCCAGTTAGTACGCCACTTGATTGGTTCCAACCTTTCCTAAGGAGTCGGCCTAATAAGGTTAATGAGTTCCCTTC
The sequence above is a segment of the Leptospira sp. WS39.C2 genome. Coding sequences within it:
- a CDS encoding SpoIIE family protein phosphatase, with the translated sequence MHFFSKCSIFLLIGIWSNSLFSLPLSIEESKNYRDIGKYFEYTIPNNPEANLLEIQKDDTLWRPNPKNVMSFPRSKNPVWFKITLIHYGNFPHTFFIHLSNPVVDLFELHSEINGKWITQWSGEQVLQKNKTIYSHISAFPVTLSAHETRTIYLKIKSDNPIFSFVSLYNSRTFIAYSKKQDIFFAAYFGAGFMMFLFSLFLAHTLRYKKFFYFFFYLATVLLLNTYSTGFIQYFEFGNSNSWKNYLFPITIQLSSIFGLLFTLEFLETKENFPKINKTTQGYICFLLIIMMTIFIIDLHSFIQLTVILISIPIFLAILISILTLLKSKKKLEVILFLLAFGTLLFGAALNTFTVQGFIKPIHFASYSLPLGSALEVFFLSLALVLRVSDYRKSNEQKQEIDLQLKIAQKLQNGLLPQKRTHALEYPLGFRYSPATDIGGDFVEIIVKEKELGLFLCDVSGHGIPAAMIASMTKVSLEIWNDNLSKPALAAEKIRKSLLSSLSGHFLSAFFVYINPEDQILRIANAGHLPLLHLSRNGNITTYSSYGRAINEYIKSDIIEKSFPLPNEGTFIMFTDGVIEARNINKDELFGEDRFHNLIQSLATKHPQYICDKIIEEIEKFQKSKRSDDDITILALSLDTNFETNTKL
- a CDS encoding patatin-like phospholipase family protein, coding for MIELIFPKKYSALCLKSAFFGFFAHTGFVRGLQEIGFRPSIVTGSSSGAMIGALYATGREMVDFESVVLGLKKKDFWEGNSLTLLGRLLRKGWNQSSGVLTGKATRKILYPYLGNKKFSELPIKLGIAVSNLSKNKRELITEGNVLDAVMASIAFPFLYEVQEFQGQEFLDGGIGDGEPIKELILDPSIDRIVIHQINNHRPVSKNMMKRALDASVQIIETETEDLKTLLAKEKGKKLIRLETNTPYLSPNDFSKGKFALAEGRGTAYKHKAEILGEMELPIFGLFS
- a CDS encoding ATP-binding protein; protein product: MESQKKINVLVVEDSVASYKAIVSVLQNFGFVISSERVEWKSEFEKSILDKSWDIVISDYYLPDFDGKYVINRIKEINPELPIILITEFIPEEAASEYLNLGASEFLPKSSIIKLPFIVNRELEAFRLKQSQKKAWEMLVHGEEILTRSQKISHLGHFEVIFPENNTLWSLELYRILGYDFSEVPLMEKVWTLLDIEEKSMIDSIWNEVRNQNTSKELLLHLNTKVGRKKVNLWLEAERFDENRFRIFGTIHDISDVSDLQSSIQLNEQLFKGIFNNSSQAIFLLDLQGHIIRMNRNSVLSFERNESDVQGLELISSIFSESKEDSIKKLTYGMKLALKNQTFEVFVAYRLRDGREKYFDCDFYPLNDANGKIIYIVLEAKDITEKIVLERAYAQAQKLEALGTFAGGIAHDFNNLLTPMMAYISYLNAEWANNHSNEMIQKSLPAIEGISKSLDRAKNLIQQILTYSKIDHSSSKQIDLREQLLQVLNEVKFVSANKISLFTDLGNESAFIEADPIQIFQILSNLYENSIFALQEILNPKITISLSKISYEKSDLYQVGFMKNTEYWKLSFADNGNGIPKEILEKIFDPFFSTKGGKGTGLGLSIIYGIMAKMGGTILVESTVGKGTQFDLYFPAWRAMV
- a CDS encoding ATP-binding protein, yielding MPISIQKKLEPFYLSFLWIILSFLIISSFFFFFHIYENRTKSEYFQKKKYWDLKLKEYASALKDAETGVRGYLLSNDPNFLNPYHNAIQILPGLESYLLDHCERDDLNDFRHLMVVSHSKLNHIQGHLQKFPKNMPTKLSLVDGNEKMAEFRNIYETILNKKQKRDDLEYNDQKKINDRILVVSASLFLLLSFLILWMILILKKSMKSILEKEIIEDRFTEIEDLYQNSPVGFHSLDPDGYFLKVNRTECDWFGYTEEELVGVKKWTDLLTEESKNVFFDNFPIFKKQGFINNLIFEVKRKDGDSIFVNLSSTAIFSPYGKMIRSRSVIVDVTKTIVYEKELIKSKKKAEEANKSKSDFLSNMSHELRTPLNAVIGISLWLLEENPKPEQMENLKSLKFSSESLLALINDILDFNKIEERLVLIEGIDFHFKEFLKEITTSFSNRAKEKLLSFREEIDPNIPEFIHSDPTRLLQILNNLLSNALKFTSEGSITLRVRNKSQSVDTTIIEFEVEDTGIGIDPKKFHSIFEKFTQANQDTTRKYGGSGLGLAISKALVELMEGHLHLSSKLGKGSIFSFTLPCKIGKGNDLISITSNKNNESLKDKLVLVADDIPINRSIVIRFLNRWGIKTMEASNGVEVIEILYHHPIELILMDLHMPEMDGYTAAVRIRQELKWKEIPIIALTASAQLETRDQIKDAGMNDFISKPFNPNDLLSKLHHWIGS